In the Pseudonocardia sediminis genome, CTTCACCGTGCCGTTCAACATGTCCGGCCAGCCCGCCGTGTCGGTGAACTGCGGCTGGACCGGCGACGGCCTCCCGATCGGGCTGCAGATCGTGGGCCCGCGCTTCGACGACGTCGGCGTCCTGACCCTGGCCCGCCTGCACGAGATGCTGTCCCCGCCGCCGCGCCCCTGGCCGGCCCCGTAGCCCGCTACAGGCCGTAGAGGGTCTCGGCGTTGGCGTGCGCGATCCGCTCCCGGTCGTCCTGGTCCGGCAGCGTCTCCAGCAGGGCCGTGAGCTCGTCGGCGGTGCCGCGGTGGAACGGGTAGTCGCCGGAGAACAGGATCCGGTCGGCGGTCGTGTACTCCAGGGCGTGCCGCAGCAGGCGCGGGGCGAGCATCCCGCTGGTCGCGATGTGGATGTTGGTCCGGAAGTAGTCGGCGACGCGGCGGTCGAGGTGGCCGGCGACGTTCGACAGGCTGTCGGCCCGGTCGAGGGCGAACAGCAGCATCTCGCCCCAGTGGCCGAGGACGAGCTGCAGGTCCGGGTGGCGGTCGAACGTGCCGCGCAGGATCAGCCGCAGCGCCGCGGTGCCCGCCTCGAGGTGCCACCCCCATCCGAAGGTGGCGAGCGCGAGCTCGACGGTCGCGTCGAACCCGCGGTAGGACGCGTCCCGGGTCGTGTCCGAGGGGATCTGGGGGTGCAGGAACACCGGCCGCCCCAGCGCGGCGGCGGCGCCGAGCAGCTCGTCGTGGGCGGGGTCGTCGAGCGGCCGGTCGCCGCTGCGCCCGTAGGACATGATCCCGACGTGCCCGGTCGCGTCCGCGGTCCGCGCAAGCTCGGCCACCGCCGCGTCCGGGTCCGACGTCGGCAACGTCGTCATCGCCCGCAGGCGGTCCGGGTACCGGGCGACGGCCTCGGCGGCGCGGTCGTTCGCGTCCCGGCTCAGGGCGGCCGCCTCCGCGGCCGGGAGCCCCTGCGTGCCGGGCGGGGCGAGGGAGAGGATCTGGACGTCGACGCCGGCGTCGTCCATCACCCGTATCCGCTGCTCACCGATGTCGAGCAGGCGTTCGGGGATGTCGCCGCGGTCGTTCAGCACGACGCTCTCGTCGTGGCCGCCGGCACGCAGCGCCCGGTCGATCCCCGGGGTGGTCCAGTGCTCCTCGATCGCGACGACCCTCATCGAACTCCTCCGACTCGTGTTCCGGTGAGCGGGACCTAGGACTACTCGCTCAACGACTGTAGAGTCAAACGCCGTGAGCCCACCGACGTCCCGCGCCGCCCGGCGTGCCGCGACCGCCCAGCGGATCCTCTCCGCCGCCCAGGCCGAGTTCGGCGAGCACGGCCTCGACGCCACCACCGTGCGCGCGATCGCGGCGCGGGCCGGGGTCGACCCGTCGCTGGTCATCCAGCACTACGGCACGAAGAACGACCTGTTCGCGGTCGCGACCCGGCTCGAGGGCGACGCGGGTGACGGCGACGTCGCCGAGCACCTCTTCGACGTCCTCGACGTGCGTCTCGGCGAGCTCCCGCCGGAGACCCGCGCCCTGGTGCGGTCGATGCTCACCGCGCCCGAGGCCGCCGCGTCGATGAAGGCGTTCCTCGACGAGCGGGTCGCCAACCTGACGCGGGCGGCGATCGGTGAGGACGCCGAGCTGCGGGCGGCGCTGACCGTCAGCAGCATCCTGGGGCTGACGATCGCGCGCCATTTCCTCTCCCTGGACGCGCTGGCCGAGATCTCGGACGACCAGGTCGAGAACGTCCTCCGGCCGTGGGTGACCGCCGCCCTCGGCCCCGAGCGGCGGTGACCCGGGAGGTCACGGCAGGTCGTCGAGGAACCGCGCGACGGCGGGACGGGTGATCTGGGCGCCGGGGCTGCCGAACGGGTGGTCGAAGACGTGGTCGGCGTAGGGGATGACGAGCAGACGCCCCGGCACGCCGGCGTCGCGCAGTTGCCGGTCGTAACGGATCACCCGGTCGGCGAACACGAAGTGGTCGGCCGAGCCGAGCAGCAACAGGGTCGGCGGCAGCCCCGGGCGGACGTGGTCGACGGGGGAGAGCTCGCGGCGCAGGGCGGAATTCTCGTCGCCCGGCCCGCCGAACAGCGCGTCCTGCAGCTCCGGGGCGATCAGGCGCAGGTCCGACGCGGGGTAGTAGGCCACCACCCCGCGTGGTGACGGCAGCGGCGCGGGGTCTCCCGGGCAGCGCAGCGAGCCGTCGGTGAGTCCCGAGGTCGTGTTCAGGGCCAGCGTCGCCCCGGCCGACTGCCCGGCCAGGACGATCCGGCCCGCGTCGAGGCCCTGCGCCGCGGCGTTGGCCCGGACCCAGGAGACCGCGCACGCCACGTCGCGGCGCTGGTCCTCACCCACGGGGTTCGGCGGCGGCAGCCGGTACTCCACGGCGACGACGGCGTGGCCGCGGTCGGCGAGCCAGCGGTTGAGCGCCGTCCGGTCCGTCCGCTCCCCGCGCACCCAGCTCCCGCCGTGCAGCCACACGACGACCGGGTGCGGCCCCGCCGTGGACGGCCGGTAGAGGTCGAGCGACCGGCCCGGCGTGTACTCCGCGGTCAGGTCCGGGTGCCCGTCCGGCTGCCCGGGTGTGGTCAGGGCCGCGCCCCAGTCCAGTCGCACCCACTCGGCGCGCGCCGTCGCGGCCAGGCTGCTCAGCACGACCACCATCCCGACGACGGTCGCCACCGACACGACGGTCGTCGCCACGCCGGTGCCGCGGGCCCCGGTCGCCCAGGCGCCGGCCCCGATCCCGATGCCGAGGACGGCGGCCAGCGCGGCGTGCACCGGGTACTGCCCGGTCACGAACGACCCCAGGAACCCGACGACGGGCAGCCGCGGCACGAACGCCCCCAGCAGGACGACGAGCAGGCCGACGCACCACAGCCCGCCCACCAGCCGCAGCAGCCAGGCCGTCACAGGTCCTCCCGGGATCTCGATCGACACGGTCAGCTCACCACCCCTTGCGAGCGGCGGCGCGCCGGGCCCGGTCCCGCCCGGCCGGGTCCGCCCGACGCGGGGCCCCCGACGTGACGGGCGCGGCGCGCCCGTCCTGCCCGGGCGGGGTCACCCGGGCGGTCCGGCGCGTCCCGGGCGGGCGGCGCCGGAGCGGCCGGTAGCCTCCGAAGCTCGAACCGTTGTTCGGCGGAGGGGGTCCAGGTGCGGGTGCTCGGTGTCGACCCGGGACTGACCCGGTGCGGGATCGGGGTCGTCCAGGGCGGACCCGGGCGCACCGTGGCCTGCGTCGACGTCGGTGTCGTCCGCAGCGCCCCGGACATGCCGCTGGAACGTCGCCTGCTCGGTGTCGCCGACGAGGTCGGTCGTTGGGTCGAGCGTCACCGGCCGGACGTGATCGCCATCGAGCGGGTGTTCAGCCAGCACAACGTGCGCACCGTGATGGGCACCGCGCAGGCGTCCGGCGTGGTCGCGCTGGTCGCGGCGCGGGCCGGGCTGCCGGTCGCGTTCCACACCCCCAGCGAGGTCAAGGCCGCCGTCACCGGCGAGGGCCGGGCGGGCAAGGAGCAGGTCACCACCATGGTGACGAGGCTGCTCGGGCTCGCCGAGGCCCCGCGCCCCGCGGACGCCGCGGACGCGCTCGCGCTGGCCATCTGCCACTGCTGGCGGGCCCCGATGCTGGACCGGATGGCCGAGGCCAAGGCGCGCGCCGACGAGATGGCGAAGGTCCACAAGGCCCGGCTCGCCGAGGCCGCCCGGTCGCGACCGGGGGTGTCGTACCCCCGCGGTACCGTCCGCGGTCGAACGGGCGTTCGTGACGCGGCGCCCGGTTCGACGAGTCCCACGAGTACGACGAACGGACGTCAGAAGTGATCCATTCGGTCCGCGGCCCGGTGCTGGAGATCGGGCTCGACCACGCGGTGGTCGAGGTCGGCGGCGTCGGCCTGGCCGTGTACGCCACCCCGAACACGCTCGCCGGGCTCCGCCGCGGCGACGAGGCGCGCCTGGCGACGCTGCTGATCGTGCGCGAGGAGTCGCTGACCCTGTTCGGGTTCGCCGACGTCGAGGAGCGCGAGCTGTTCCAGCTGCTGCAGACGGTGTCGGGCATCGGTCCCCGGCTCGCGCTGGCCACGATCGCGGTGCTGGAGCCGGACACGCTGCGCCGAGCACTGGCCGACGGCGACCTGGCCGTCCTCACGCGGATCCCCGGTGTCGGCCGCAAGAGCGCCGAACGCCTGGTCCTGGAGCTGCGGGACAAGATCACCGCGCCGTCCCCGGTCGCCGCGGGCGGCGTCACGTCGGCGCCCACCCCGGTGCTCGGGCAGCGCGATCAGGTGGTCGAGGCGCTGGTCGGGCTCGGCTTCACCGCCCGCCCGGCCGAGCAGGCCGTCGACGCCGTGCTGGCCGCGACGCCGGACGCCGACGCGGCGGGGTTACTGCGGGCGGCGCTGTCGTCCCTGGGACGCTCGCGGTGATCCCTTCGCGGGTGCGAGGGGCGACACCGTGAACGGGGGTGAGGACGTGGTCCACGACGACCCGTACGCCGACGAGCTCCGCGAGGTCGACCCGGAGCCGCACCCCGACGACCGCGACCTCGACGTGTCGCTGCGCCCGCGGGTGCTCACCGAGTTCATCGGGCAGCCCCGGGTCCGCGAGCAGCTCGAGCTGGTCCTGGAGGGCGCGCGCCGCCGCGGCGACCCGCCCGACCACATCCTGCTCTCCGGCCCGCCCGGGCTGGGTAAGACGAGCCTCGCGATGATCGTCGCCGCGGAGCTGGGCGTCTCGGTGCGGCTGACCTCGGGACCGGCTCTGGAGCGCGCCGGGGACCTGGCCGCGATGCTGTCGAACCTCGTGCCCGGCGACGTCCTGTTCATCGACGAGATCCACCGCATCGCCCGCCCGGCCGAGGAGATGCTCTACCTCGCGATGGAGGACTTCCGGGTCGACGTGATCGTCGGCAAGGGCCCCGGGGCGACGTCGATCCCGCTCGACGTCGCGCCGTTCACCCTGGTCGGGGCCACCACGCGGGCCGGGTCGCTGACCGGCCCGCTGCGCGACCGGTTCGGCTTCACCGCGCACATGGAGTTCTACGAGCCCGACGAGCTGGAGCTCGTGCTGCGCCGCGCCGCGCAGATCCTGCAGATCGACCTGCGCGCCGACGGCGCCGAGGAGATCGCCGGCCGCTGCCGCGGCACCCCGCGGATCGCGAACCGCCTGCTGCGCCGGGTCCGCGACTTCGCCGAGGTCCGCGCGGACGGCGTCATCCGCCGCGGCGTCGCCCGGGACGCGCTCGACGTCTACGACGTCGACGAGCTCGGCCTGGACCGGCTCGACCGCGCCGTACTCAGCGCCCTGGTGCGCAGCTTCGGCGGCGGTCCGGTGGGAATCTCGACGCTCGCCGTCGCCGTGGGTGAGGAGGCCGGTACCGTCGAGGAGGTCTGCGAGCCCTACCTGGTGCGGGCCGGAATGCTGGCCCGCACACCGCGCGGTCGTGTCGCGACGGCGGCGGCCTGGAGCCACCTCGGCCTCACGCCGCCGGCCGACGGAACCGCCGGTCCGCAATCGCCGGCGCTGTTCTGACCGGTGTCGTCACCGTAGTCCGAATGGCGGTAGCCCGGGAGGGGCCCGCGATGGACGCACGGTCCCGGCTGGCACACTCGCAGACCTCGACAAGAGACGGAGATCCCGGAGACATGCCACAGACCTCGATCATGTCGTTGCTGCCCTTCCTCATCATCCTGCTGCTGTTCGTCCCGTTGTTCCTCAACGGCCGTAAGCAGCGCCGGCAGATGGCGGAGACGCAGGCGATGCAGTCCGCGCTCGAGATCGGCGACGTCGTCATCACGACGTCCGGCCTCCGCGGGACGATCACCGATGACTCGTACGAGGACACCGTCGACCTGGAGATCGCCGACGGTGTCGTGACGACCTGGCTGCGCGCCGCGGTGCGCGAGAAGGTCGACCCGAACGCCGGCCACGGCGACATCGCGGTCGAGGAGGACCCCGGTCCCGGCATCGAGAACGAGGCCACCTCGTCCTCGACGGAGTCGCCGAAGGTCACCCCCTCGGACAACAAGCCGATCATCCACTGATCCGGTCCCGGTCCGGCGGCACCGACACGGATGCCGAGACGGGCCGGTCCCGGTAGAGCGCACGCCGACGACGGACGCCCGCCCGACGGGCCGGTCCGTCGCCGGGCCGGCCCCGGTCGGCCGGAGACCATCTGGAGAGCAGGAACGTGGCTTCGTCCCCGGGGCAGCAGATCAGCCCCTGGCGGTATCTGACGGCATTCGTCGGGATCGTCGTGATCCTCTACGCGCTGGTGCTGTTCACCGGTGGCGGGAACATCTCGCCCAAGCTGGGTATCGACCTGCAGGGCGGCACCCGCGTGACGCTCACCGCGCGTACCGAGAACGGCGGTGTCCCGCCGCGGGACCAGCTGATCCAGGCGCAGCAGATCATCGAGCAGCGCGTGAACGGCCTGGGCGTCAGCGGCGCCGAGGTCGTCCTCGACGGCAGCAACCTGACGATCACGGTCCCCGGCGACGGCGGTGACGAGGCGCGTTCGCTCGGCCAGACCGCGCAGCTGCGTTTCCGCGAGGTGATCGGCGGGCCGATCCCGGCGAACTCCGCCGCCCAGGGGGCGACACAGCCGGGTCAGCCCGCACAGCCGGGGCAGGCGGGACAGGGCACGACCGGCCAGGCGCCCGCCCCCGCGGCACCGGCGCCCGCTCCGACCCCGCAGTCGATGGGCCCGGACGGGACGACGCAGTCCCGCGACGTCGCTCCGGTGTCGTTCTCGGCCCCGTTGCAGGACCCGGCGCCGCCGCCCGGCGGCGACGGCGGTTCCGGCGGGACCTCGTCGCCGGCCGACCCGCGCGTGGCCGCGGAGGTCGCGCAGCTGCGCCAGACCCGGCAGAGCGACGACCCGGCCGTGCAGCAGCAGGCCGCTCTCGCGCTGAACTGTAACGCCCCGGACCCGCTGCAGGGCTACGACGACCCGGCCAAGCCGCTGGTGGCCTGCAGCGAGGACAGGACCGAGAAGTACCTGCTCGGGCCCACCTTCATCGAGGGCACGCAGATCGAGTCGGCGCAGGCGCAGCAAAGCAGCAACGGCGCCGGCTACGTCATCAGCCTGACGTTCAAGCCGCAGGGCGCCGAGACCTGGGGCCAGTACACCGCCGCCAACGTCGGCAAGGCCACGGCCTTCGTCCTCGACGGCGCCGTTGTCTCCGCCCCGCGGATCAACCAGGCGATCTACGGCCCGACCGAGATCTCCGGGCAGTTCAACCAGGAGCGCGCCCAGGAGCTGGCCGGGACGCTGCGCTACGGCTCGCTGCCGCTGTCGTTCGACTCCGGTGAGGCGCAGACCGTGTCGGCGACCCTGGGGCTGGCGTCGCTGGAGGCCGGGCTCATCGCCGGCGCGATCGGGCTGGCGCTCGTCTTCGTCTACTGCCTGCTCTACTACCGGCTCCTGGGCGTGCTGACGATCCTGTCCCTGGTGCTGTCCGGCGTCGTCGTCTACGCCGTGCTGATCCTGCTCGGGCGCTGGATCGGGTTCACACTCGACCTCGCCGGCGTCGCCGGCTTCATCATCGCCATCGGTATCACCGCCGACTCGTTCGTGATCTTCTTCGAACGGCTCAAGGACGAGATGCGGGAGGGCAGAACGTTCCGGGCCTCGGTGCCGCGCAGCTGGGAACGCGCGCGGCGCACGATCCTCACCGCCGACGCCGTCAGCTTCCTGGCCGCCGCGGTGCTCTACATCCTGGCCGTCGGCCAGGTCCGCGGTTTCGCGTTCACCCTCGGCATGTCGACCGTGCTCGACCTGGTCGTCGTGTTCCTGGTGACCCACCCGCTGGTGATCCTGGTGTCGAAGTCGAAGAAGCTCGGCAAGCCGTCGCTGTCCGGGCTGGGTGCGGTCGCGAGGATCGGGGCCCGGCACCGGCAGGCCACCGCCGCCGCCACCACGGTGAAGGGAGCGCGGGCATGAGCACGGACACCACGGTCGACGCGTCGGGGGACCGCGCGGGACAGCGCGACTCCGAGCGCACGAGCGCCTGGACGCGTCTGACCACCGGTACCGGCAACATCGACGTCGTCGGGCGCAAGAAGATCTGGTACGTGATGTTCGCGGTGCTGATCGTGGTCAGCATCCTGTCCATCGCGATCCGCGGCTTCAACCTGGGCATCGACTTCACCGGCGGCTCGCAGATCCAGCTCCCGGGCACCGGTGCGAGAGGGCAGATCACCGAGCAGCAGGTCACCGACATCTACACCTCGTCGGTCGGCATGGAGCCGGTGTCGGTGCAGTCGGTCGGGGCGGGCGGCTCGTCGTCGATCCTGATCCGGTCGGAGTCGCTCGGACCGCAGCAGCTCGTGCCGCTGCGCGAGGCGCTGTTCACCCAGCTGCAGCCCCTCGGCGCGGACGGGCAGCCGAACGCGGCCGCGATCAGCGACTCCGCGGTCAGCGGCACCTGGGGCGGGGAGATCACCACCCAGGCCCTGATCGCGCTGCTGGTGTTCATCGTGCTGGTCACGCTGTTCCTGGCGCTGTACTTCGAACGTGCGATGGCGCTGGCGGCACTCGTCGCGCTGGTGCACGACATCGTCGTCACGGCGGGCATCTACTCGCTGATCGGGCTCGAGGTCACGCCGTCGACGGTGATCGGCCTGCTGACGATCCTGGGCTTCTCGCTCTACGACACGGTCGTGGTGTTCGACAAGGTCCGGGAGAACACCAGGGGACTGCTCAAGCTCACCCGCCGCACCTACCCGGAGGCGGCGAACCTCGCGTTGAACCAGACCCTGATGCGGTCGCTGAACACCTCGGTGATCGCGATCCTGCCGGTGCTGGGGCTGCTGGTGATCGGCGTCGGGCTGCTGGGCGTCGGGACGCTGGCCGACCTCGCGCTGGTGCAGCTGATCGGCATGATCTGCGGCGTCGTGTCGTCGCTGTTCCTGGCCACGCCGCTGCTGGTGGACATCAAGATGCGCGACAAGCGCTTCACCCAGCAGGCCGAGCGGGTCGCGGCGCGCCGCCGCCGGGCCGCGGCCGTCCGCGCCGGGGAGATCGACCCGGACGACGCCGAGCCCGCGACCGCCGAGCTCGCCACCACCGGTGCGGGCCGCACCGCGGCACCGGCGAGCGCGCCGCGCCCGGGTGCCCGTCCGGCGCGTCCGACCGGCAAGGCCGGCCGCTCCACCGGCGGGAGGCGGCGACGGTGACGGCCGCGCCCGACATCCGCCCCGCCGTCGAGGTCGGCGACCTCGACTCCGGCATCGACCTGGACCGGGTCGCCGGTCTGATCCGCAGCGTGCCGGACTACCCGACGCCCGGCGTGCTGTTCCGCGACATCACCCCGGTCCTGGCCGACGGCGAGGCGTTCGCCGTGGTGGCCACCGAGCTGGCCGCGCTCGCCGGCGAGGCCGATCTGGTCGTCGGCGTCGAGGCCCGCGGCTTCCTGCTGGGCGGGGCGGTCGCGCTGGTCGCCGGCGTCGGGACGGTGCCGGTCCGCAAGGCCGGCAAGCTGCCCGTCGTCGCCGCGACCCGCACCTACGACCTGGAGTACGGCACCGCGACGCTGGAGCTGGCCGCGGACACCGTCGCGCCCGGCACCCGCGTCTACGTCGTCGACGACGTGCTGGCCACCGGCGGCACGGCCGCCGCGGCGTGCGCACTGCTCACCGACGTCGGCGCGGAGGTCGTCGGGTTCGGTGCGCTGCTCGAGCTGCCGGCGCTGGGCGGCCGGTCGAAGCTGGGCGACGTGCGGGTGGACGCGCTGCTCAACGGCTGAGGCGGGCGCGCGCCGCCGTCGAGCGGCGCGCGTCCGCGCGCCGAGCGGAACACGGTGCCCGCCACGACTCGGCCCCGCGCGGGCGGGGGTCTACCCTGGTCAAGATGCAGGCGATCCCGAAGCCGACGTCCGCGACGTCCACGACACGGCGCCGGGCGGTCCGGTGACGGACCTCGACCAGACGGGCGCGTCCGCGGCCGAGTCGGCGGCCGCGGACGACGACAGCCCCGCCCGCCCGTCCGCCACGCGGCGGGTGCGGGCCCGGATCGCGCGGCGGATGACGCCGCAGCGGGTCGCGATCGTCAAGCCGGTGCTGGAGCCGCTCGCCGCGGTCCACCGTGCCCTGCACCCCAAGGCCGACCTGATCCTCCTGCAGCGCGCCTACGACGTCGCGGAGGAGAAGCACGAGGGGCAGAGCCGCAAGTCCGGTGACCCCTACATCACCCACCCGCTCAGCGTCGCCACGATCCTCGCCGAGCTGGGGATGGACACCACGACGCTGGTCGCGGCGCTGCTGCACGACACCGTCGAGGACACCGACTACTCCCTGGAACGGCTGCGTGCCGAGTTCGGCGACGAGGTCGCGCACCTGGTCGACGGCGTCACGAAGCTGGACAAGGTCGAGTTCGGCACCGCCGCCGAGGCCGAGACGATCCGCAAGATGGTCGTCGCGATGGCCCGCGACCCGCGGGTGCTGGTCATCAAGCTCTCCGACCGCCTGCACAACATGCGCACGATGCGGTTCCTGCGCCCGGAGAAGCAGGCCAAGAAGGCCGGCGAGACGCTCGAGGTGTTCGCCCCGCTGGCGCACCGCCTCGGCATGGCGACGGTCAAGCTCGAGCTCGAGGACCTCTCGTTCGCGATCCTGCAGCCCAAGAAGTACCAGGAGATCGTCCGCCTGGTCGCCGACCGGGCGCCGTCGCGCGACACCTACCTGCGCCAGGTCATCGACGAGGTGACGCTGCAGCTGGACTCCGCGCGGATCTCCGCGACCGTCGAGGGACGGCCGAAGCACTACTACTCGATCTACCGCAAGATGATCGTCAAGGGCCGCGACTTCGACGACATCCACGATCTGGTCGGCGTCCGCGTGCTGGTCGACGAGGTGCGCGACTGCTACGCCGCGATCGGCATGGTGCACGCGCTGTGGCAGCCGATGCCCGGCCGGTTCAAGGACTACATCGCCCAGCCCCGCTTCGGCGTCTACCAGTCGTTGCACACGACCGTGATCGGCCCGGACGGCAAGCCGCTGGAGGTGCAGATCCGGACCAAGGAGATGCACCGCACCGCCGAGTACGGCATCGCCGCGCACTGGCGCTACAAGGAGGTCCGCGGCGCGGCCGGCAAGAACCCTGAGGTCGAGGACATGGCGTGGATGCGCCAGCTGCTCGACTGGCAGCGCGAGGCCGCGGACCCGGGCGACTTCCTGGACTCGCTGCGCTTCGACCTCGCGGCGCGGGAGATCTTCGTGTTCACGCCCAAGGGCGACGTGATCACGCTGCCCACCGGGGCCACCCCGATCGACCTGGCCTACGCCGTGCACACCGAGGTCGGGCACCGCTGCATCGGCTCCCGGGTCAACGGCAAGCTCGTCGCGCTCGAACGCAAGCTCGAGTCCGGCGACGTCGTCGAGATCTTCACGTCCAAAGCCGAGGACGCCGGGCCCAGCCGGGACTGGCTGCAGATCGCCCAGTCGCCGCGGGCCAAGGCCAAGATCAAGCAGTGGTTCGCCAAGGAGCGCCGCGAGGAGGCCGTCGAGGAGGGCAAGGAGTCGATCACCCGGGAGGCGCGCCGCACCGGGATGCCGCTGCAGCGCCTGATCTCCGGCGACGCCATGTCCGCCCTGGCCCGCGAGCTGCACTACCCCGACGTCTCCGCGCTCTACGCCGCGGTCGGGGAGCACCAGGCCAGCGCCCAGCACGTCGTGCAGCGCCTGGTCGCCTGGTTCGGCGGCGAGGAGGACGCGGAGGAGGAGCTCGCCGAGCGGGCCACCCCGTCGACGGTCCGCCAGCGCCGCCCGGCCGGGAACGCCGGCGTCGTCGTCCAGGGCGAGGACGGGGCCACCCTCGGCGACCTCTACATCAAGCTCGCCCGCTGCTGCACGCCCGTGCCCGGCGACGAGATCCTCGGCTTCGTCACCCGCGGCGGTGGCATCAGCGTGCACCGCACGGACTGCACGAACGCCGGTGACCTGCAGTCGCGCAGCGAACGCCTCGTCGACGTGGCCTGGTCGGTGTCGCCGGAGTCGGTGTTCCTGGTCGCGATCCAGGTCGAGGCGCTGGACCGGCACCGCCTTCTCTCCGACGTCACCAAGGTGCTCGCCGACGAGCGGGTCAACATCCTCTCGGCGTCGACCACGACCTCACGCGACCGGGTCGCGGTGTCCCGGTTCTCGTTCGAGATGGGCGACCCGAAGCACCTGGGCCACCTGCTCGCCGCGGTGCGCAACATCGAGGGCGTCTACGACGTCTACCGGGTCACCAGCGCCGCCTGACCGGACCCGCAGCGATCCGCACCCCCACCGGCGGTCCGCACCCCGTGCAGGGGGTGCGGACGCACGGCAGGGGTGCGGATCGGCGGCTCAGGCCTGCACGGTGGCCGACCGGATCGTCACCGGGACATTCGGCTTGCCGTCGCCGGGGCCGTTGACGCTGTCGTCGCCGGCCTTGGCGATCTTGTCCAGGGTGGCGAGGCCACCAGCGTCGATCGAGCCGAACACCGAGTAGTTCGGCGGCAGCTGGGCGTCTCCGAAGATCATGAAGAACTGGCTGCCGTTCGTGTTCGGGCCGGAGTTGGCCATCGCCAGCATCCCGCGGCCGTACTTGAGGCCCTCGAACACCTCGTCGTCGAACTTGTAGCCCGGGCCGCCGGTGCCGATGCCAGTCGGGTCGCCGCACTGCAGCACCTGCAGGCCCTCGCCGGTGGTCAGGCGGTGGCACGGGGTGTCGTTGAGGTAGCCCTGCTTGACGAGGCTGACGAAGCTGTTCACCGCACACGGCGCGAGCGCGCGGTTCAGGGTCAGGCCGACCGCACCGGCGCTGGTGTCCAGCGTGGCCGGGACCTGGCCCTGGGTGGACACGGGCCCGTTCGCGGGCGGGTTCACGGGCTTGGCGGCCTGCTCACCGGGGGTGTAGGTGCAGTTCACCGAGGCGGGCAGGGCCGTCGGGCGGGTCGGCAGCGGGGCCACCGGCAGGCCGGAGGTGTCCGGGCCGTTCGCGGGCGGCGGGGCGGCGGCCTCGGTGTCGGTCGAGGAACCGTTGCCGGTCAGGGCGAAGACCGCGATGACGGCGACCACCACGACGACGACCGTCGCGATCGAGGCGATCGTCGCGGTCCGTTTGCGCTTGCGGGCCCGTTCGGCGCGGTGGGCCTGCTGGTTGGCCAGCTTGCGCTTGGCCGCCTCCCGGCGCATCTCGTTCGTCGCCACGTCTCGTGCACACCTTTCCGCCGTTCCGGTGGCTGGGGATCACCGGGGTTGACGGCGAGGGTATCGAGTGATCCTGAGACGACGATGAGCGGCGCCGCGGACCGTCGGCGTCGCACCCGGGGCGGAGGGACCGTCGGGGGCGGGATCTAGGCTGGTGGGGTGCTTGTCGCTGGGTTCCCGGCCGGGTCGTTCCGGACCAACTGCTTCGTGCTCGCGCCCGCCGCGGGCGGGGCGTGCGTGGTCGTCGACCCGGGGCAGGACGCCGTGGCCGACCTCGACGTGCTGCTCGCCGAGCACTCCCTGACCCCGGCCGCGGTGCTGCTGACCCACGGCCACCTCGACCACACCTACTGCGCGGCCGAGGTCGCCGACGCCCACGGCGTGCCGGTGTGGATCCATCCGGACGACCGGGCGTGGCTCACCGAGCCGATGCTCGGCATGTCCGAGCAGTCCCGGGCCGTGTTCGGTGACCTGCGCCTGCCCGAGCCGGGCGAGGTCCGCGACATCGCCGACGACGCGACCCTGCGGCTCGCCGGTCTGGAGCTGGGTGTCGCGCACACCCCCGGCCACACGCCGGGCTCGGTCTGCTTCACCACCACGACCGAGGACGGCACCGGTGTCGTGTT is a window encoding:
- the secD gene encoding protein translocase subunit SecD → MASSPGQQISPWRYLTAFVGIVVILYALVLFTGGGNISPKLGIDLQGGTRVTLTARTENGGVPPRDQLIQAQQIIEQRVNGLGVSGAEVVLDGSNLTITVPGDGGDEARSLGQTAQLRFREVIGGPIPANSAAQGATQPGQPAQPGQAGQGTTGQAPAPAAPAPAPTPQSMGPDGTTQSRDVAPVSFSAPLQDPAPPPGGDGGSGGTSSPADPRVAAEVAQLRQTRQSDDPAVQQQAALALNCNAPDPLQGYDDPAKPLVACSEDRTEKYLLGPTFIEGTQIESAQAQQSSNGAGYVISLTFKPQGAETWGQYTAANVGKATAFVLDGAVVSAPRINQAIYGPTEISGQFNQERAQELAGTLRYGSLPLSFDSGEAQTVSATLGLASLEAGLIAGAIGLALVFVYCLLYYRLLGVLTILSLVLSGVVVYAVLILLGRWIGFTLDLAGVAGFIIAIGITADSFVIFFERLKDEMREGRTFRASVPRSWERARRTILTADAVSFLAAAVLYILAVGQVRGFAFTLGMSTVLDLVVVFLVTHPLVILVSKSKKLGKPSLSGLGAVARIGARHRQATAAATTVKGARA
- the secF gene encoding protein translocase subunit SecF, yielding MSTDTTVDASGDRAGQRDSERTSAWTRLTTGTGNIDVVGRKKIWYVMFAVLIVVSILSIAIRGFNLGIDFTGGSQIQLPGTGARGQITEQQVTDIYTSSVGMEPVSVQSVGAGGSSSILIRSESLGPQQLVPLREALFTQLQPLGADGQPNAAAISDSAVSGTWGGEITTQALIALLVFIVLVTLFLALYFERAMALAALVALVHDIVVTAGIYSLIGLEVTPSTVIGLLTILGFSLYDTVVVFDKVRENTRGLLKLTRRTYPEAANLALNQTLMRSLNTSVIAILPVLGLLVIGVGLLGVGTLADLALVQLIGMICGVVSSLFLATPLLVDIKMRDKRFTQQAERVAARRRRAAAVRAGEIDPDDAEPATAELATTGAGRTAAPASAPRPGARPARPTGKAGRSTGGRRRR
- a CDS encoding adenine phosphoribosyltransferase translates to MDLDRVAGLIRSVPDYPTPGVLFRDITPVLADGEAFAVVATELAALAGEADLVVGVEARGFLLGGAVALVAGVGTVPVRKAGKLPVVAATRTYDLEYGTATLELAADTVAPGTRVYVVDDVLATGGTAAAACALLTDVGAEVVGFGALLELPALGGRSKLGDVRVDALLNG
- a CDS encoding RelA/SpoT family protein, translating into MTDLDQTGASAAESAAADDDSPARPSATRRVRARIARRMTPQRVAIVKPVLEPLAAVHRALHPKADLILLQRAYDVAEEKHEGQSRKSGDPYITHPLSVATILAELGMDTTTLVAALLHDTVEDTDYSLERLRAEFGDEVAHLVDGVTKLDKVEFGTAAEAETIRKMVVAMARDPRVLVIKLSDRLHNMRTMRFLRPEKQAKKAGETLEVFAPLAHRLGMATVKLELEDLSFAILQPKKYQEIVRLVADRAPSRDTYLRQVIDEVTLQLDSARISATVEGRPKHYYSIYRKMIVKGRDFDDIHDLVGVRVLVDEVRDCYAAIGMVHALWQPMPGRFKDYIAQPRFGVYQSLHTTVIGPDGKPLEVQIRTKEMHRTAEYGIAAHWRYKEVRGAAGKNPEVEDMAWMRQLLDWQREAADPGDFLDSLRFDLAAREIFVFTPKGDVITLPTGATPIDLAYAVHTEVGHRCIGSRVNGKLVALERKLESGDVVEIFTSKAEDAGPSRDWLQIAQSPRAKAKIKQWFAKERREEAVEEGKESITREARRTGMPLQRLISGDAMSALARELHYPDVSALYAAVGEHQASAQHVVQRLVAWFGGEEDAEEELAERATPSTVRQRRPAGNAGVVVQGEDGATLGDLYIKLARCCTPVPGDEILGFVTRGGGISVHRTDCTNAGDLQSRSERLVDVAWSVSPESVFLVAIQVEALDRHRLLSDVTKVLADERVNILSASTTTSRDRVAVSRFSFEMGDPKHLGHLLAAVRNIEGVYDVYRVTSAA